From bacterium:
TTACGGTGTTCCGCGGATACCGCTTCGAGGGTTTCACGGTTACGGGAGGCAATATAGGTTTCGGCTCCGGCCTCTGCAAGCGCTGCCACAATCTGACGCCCGTAGAGACCCGCTCCGCCGGTTACGAGCGCGACCTTCCCCTTCAACGAAAACATATCGAGAACATTCATACCGTACACTCCTCATATATGACCGCACATGAATAATAGCACATCGTGTTTAAAACGAAGGCATTTACGATGTACGATTTCAGATGTACGATTTTTATATTAATTGATCTGCATAAATCGTAAATCGTACTTTGTAAATCGTAAATTACTTCCTGGATACAAGAAAATCTTTGAATGCAAATTGGTAAAAGGTAGTCAGTTTCACGGTCCAATTTCAGTCAGAAGCACCTCTCGTCCGCCTTCATCCCTGCTCCGGATTCCGGCGATGAGCATTTTCATCAACTCCACAGTCTCCTCAAAGGAAAACGGCCGGATACCCGTTCTCAAAAATCCGATAAACGCATTGAGCTGGGCTTTGAACGCATAAAACGTATCGCTGAAAGCGACGCAGACATGGCCTTTCGTCCCGCACAGTTCAAGAACACCGAACGAGCCGTACATATCGTTTATTGCCGCGGCAATGACATCGGCGCCCGAATCGTGCCTGAGGTGAACGATGTTGCGGTCGGCTGTTCCGGTATTCCGGGCCGATACGAATCCGGGACCGAGCACCGGATATATTCCCTCGAGCGCATGGATACCGTACCGTTCCCACGATTTCGGAGTCGTAATGCTCGCAAACCGTACTTCGCCGATGTCATGCGTCGAGAGCCGGAAAGGCATGAATTCCTTGCAGTACCGCATGCAGCTCGATGACATAACAGGCTTTCCTTCCCGTTCCCATGCGGTGAAAACGCCCAAATCATGTTCGTTGTCCACAAGCGGTTTATCCACAAAAACCGGCAGTCCTGCCTCGATGAACGGCCTGCACCGGTCGACATGCTCATGACCCTTGTCGGTGGCGACAATCACAGCATCGACCTCGCCGATAACCTCTTCGGGAGCACACACGACATGGGGTATGAGCGATGCTTTCGAGACCCTGAGCGCATCTGCGGGATCGTCGGTCCAGATGTGCGTTACCTGAACGCCGGGAATGCGGAGGATTTCCTTCGGTTCTTTGTCGAGGTATGCCGGAATGGCGGCGAAGGGGCATTTCGCCATTTCCACGGGATTGTAACCGTTGAATATAGCGCTCCAGGAATACGGGTGACCGTTGCCGTCCACCATCCCGAGCATCGCAATCCTGATAATTTCCCTTTTTACAAGAGGCACGGTATTTTCCGGCATTTCAAACTCCATGGTTTCTGTTCTCCCGTATCGATTATCCGGGTTCATACGGTACCTGTCAAATATACATTATCATAACGGCAGTCCGCAAATACAATAAAAATAACGGAAGAGAGCACGTCTATAGTATGATTCGGGATTGTCTCATTATTAGAGTTTGGAGCATTATCCGGTATTTCGTATATTTATACAGGGAGGATTTGACATGGAACTCGGTCTCGGTACTGTCCAGTTCGGGCTCGATTATGGGGTATCAAACCCGACAGGGAAAGTGCCCGAAGATGCCATCCGGGTAATACTTGCCATTGCCCGTGAAAACGGTATCCGCGTGCTTGATACCGCCGTCGCGTATGGGAACAGCGAACGGGTTTTGGGCAGCGTTCTTGACGGAGATCATCATTTCAGGATTGTCTCGAAACTACCTTCATGCAAAAAGGACGCAATCACACGCAAGGACTGCGAATCCCTCAAAGTTACCTTTTTCGAATCCCTGGAGAGACTCAGACTTCAGCGTGCAGCCGGATTGCTTCTGCATGCTCCCGGCGACCTGTTCCTTCCGGGGGGTGAGGAGATATATACCGTCCTTGCATCGTTGAAAGCCGAGGGGCTTGTTGAAAAAATCGGAATCTCGGTCTATTCGGGGGACGAGATCGACCGTGTTTTCTGTAATTATGATTTCGACCTTGTGCAGCTTCCGCTGAATGTGCTCGATCAGCGGCTTGCCGTGTCCGGACATCTTGCACGGCTCAGGGCAAGGAAGGTCGAGATTCATGTTCGTTCGGCCTTTCTTCAGGGGCTGCTCCTCATGCCCACCGACAGTATCAATCCGTTTTTCTCCCCCGTTCTGCCGGTACTGAGACGGTACCGTACAGTACTCGATGAACACGGACTCTCGCCGGTCGATGGCGCGCTCGGCTATCTGAGGACACGGAAGGAAATAGATGTCATACTCATCGGGGTCACCAGCGAGCAGGAGCTCAGGATCAATTGTAAAACGTTCGGGACTGAACTCAGCCCGGACATTGATTTTTCGGAATTTGCCGTACGACAGGAAGCAATGATCGATCCCCGTAAATGGAAACTCACCTGAATGCGCATTCTTTCCACATGCCCGCACCGACACATCATGCATATCACGGCATTACTGACGGCTTTCTGTATCGGTATCGGCTCATTCACGACCGTACAGGCTGCTGATTATACTCTAAAACCTGCGGCAGAAACAATCAGCGGCAGCAACCCCGGCGAAATCGCGGTTATCGCTTTCCATAATGTCCTTCCGAGCAAGCTCGATACCTCCCAGTATTCCCTGCCTCCGCTGCTGTTTGAGAAAATGATCGACGAGCTCATCATGGCCGGTTACCATTTTCTGTCCACACGCGAATACATCGACTACATTGTCAAAGGAGCGGAGATTCCCGCAAAATCGGTTCTTCTTACCTTCGATGACGGAATGGTATACCTGTACGATTACGTATATCCCATTCTCCAGAAAAAATCGATCCATGCGACCATATTTCTCATCGCGTCACGGTACGTAATATCGAGGTACCTCGACGCTACACAAATACGGGAAATGCACGATTCCGGTCTCGTGGATTTTCAAAGTCATACGTTTGATCTTCATGATTTTTCGGATGGAGAGGCGGCCATCCTGAAACGCGGGAATGAAACCGATTATCAATATAAACAGCGTATTATCAATGATTTCCGGACATCAATAGTATTCATCGAGGATTTGACCGGCGAACCAGTCACCGCTCTTGCTCTCCCCTATGGTATCGGGAACGAAACGATCGAGGCATATGCTAAAGAAGCCGGATTCGAGGCGGTTTTCTACATCGGCGAAGATACGACCCAGACGTTCGGCGACAATCCATTCCATCTCAACCGGGTCATCGTGTACCGTTTCAATGCAAAAGTGCTGATAAAACTGCATATAAGCAACCATTACGGAAGTAACCGGGAAAACAGTGAAGCAAAACCCGCCTTGACAGCCGGCAATCCTGCAACCGATTCGAGGATACGAACCTCGGGAAGCGTACACGATGCCATAATATATTCCTCTCCGGCTATCGGTCCCGACGGCACCGTTTATATCGGATCGTGGGATAATTGCCTGTATGCGGTCAATCCCGACGGAACAACCGGGTGGACTTATAAAACGACAGCCGGAATATCATCCTCTCCGGTTATCGGTCCCGATGGCGCCATATATGCGTGCTCCTTTAACAGTTATGTCTATGCAATCAATCGTGAGGGCTCCCTCAGGTGGAAGTATGTATCGAGAGCGCCCATTTTTTCATCACCCGCTGTCGGCGAAGACGGGTCTGTTTATTTTGCCACCACCGACCGAGATCTCATCGCTCTCAATTCAGACGGGTCATTCAAATGGCAATTCTGGGTCGGCGATCTTATCCATTCCTCCCCTTCGACAGGGAAAGACGGAACGATTTATTTCGGCGCATGGAACTCCATTCTCTATGCGGTCACGCCCGAGGGAAAAAGCCGGTGGAGCTTTCAGGCAGATGCCCCCATCGATTCATCTCCAGCCATAGGCGAGGACGGCACGATTTATTTCGGATGCATGGACAACCGCGTATATGCGATTCATCCCGACGGCTCATTACTGTGGACTTATGGAACGGAAGGCTATGTGGATTCGTCGCCGTCTCTGGGCGCCGACGGCACTATCTATGTCGGATCATGGGATACCTGCCTCTATGCCATCAACCATAATGGAACACTTTTATGGAAATTCAAAACCGGCGGTAAAATCGAATCCTCTCCCGCTGTAGGAGCGGACGGCATCGTTTATATCGGATCTGATGACGGCTGTCTGTATGCCGTTGATCCCCACGGCGGAGAAAAATGGCATGTCCTGACAGGGGGAGCCATCAGCTCGTCACCAGCCCTCACCCATGACGGCACTCTTTATGTCGGTTCGATGGATTCCTATCTGTATGGCATCGATACCGGAACTGAAACCGGGCTTGCAGTAAGCCCCTGGCCGAAATTCGGAGCAAATTCACGGAATACTTCCCGTATATGGGATATGTCCGCTGCATCCACAAACAGTTCGGAGAGCCCCATCGGATTTTCGATCATTCCCCCCTGTCCCAACCCTTTCAACGCCTCGGTCGCGTTCCGATACACCGTTCCGTCACCATGCCACGTCGATATTCTGATTTATGATATTCTCGGCAGAAAAGTCATGACACTGGCCCAGGATGCATATTATCCCGGTTACCATGAGATGTTCTGGCGCGGCTGTGACGACCATGGAGCAACTGCGGGAACAGGAGTGTATATCTACCGTTTCAACGCTGGAAATTATACTGCGCAGGGGAAAATCATGCTCTTAAGATAGTACTGTTGTTTATAGTTACAATAATATTAACTCCATCGCACTTCAATTATTACTCCGTATAAAAAACACTATTTATGATAGATGTCGAAACATGTTCGGCATGAAACAGTCCGATTTCACAGTAAATCTCCGAAGCAATAAGCCGGACAAATCCACGTCACGTTCCAACTCTGTTTCTTTGTCCCTTTGCCACTCTGTTACTTTGCCCTTTGTTACCGGTCATTTACCATACTTTTAAGTGTATTGAGATAGGCTACCGGTGTGCCGATATCATAGCAGCTGCCATGAACGAGATAACCTGTAATCCCCTCTTCGCGCCGTAAACGTTCGAGACACGAAGTAAGCTGAAATTCTCCCCGTTCCCTGATGTTATGGGCGATGTTTTCTTCGAGATAATCGAAAATATGGGGTGTGAGGATGTACTGACCGAAAAGTGTCAGAAACGTATCACTCTCCATACCATCGACATGGAGGTGTTCGCGGGCATAATCGAGATCGGGTTTCTCGAAAATTTCGCTGATCGCGAGAATCGAGTTCTCCAGACGCCATGAACCGGTTACACAGCCGAAATTACGGATTTCCTGAGCGGCAGAAACCTTGAGTCCCACAACGCTCCGATAATTCTCAGCCTCATAAACATCTATAAGCTGCCGGGCGCATGATATCGTGCTCTCAGTAGAATAGAGGTGATCCCCGAGCAGAAGCAGAAACGGCTCATTGTTGACCCATTCCCGGGCGCTGAAAACCGCATGACCGAAACCATCCTGAATATCCTGGATGATGAAACTCACATGATGCCCGATATCAAGCAGATATTCGCAGTATTTCTTATCGGAATTGGAGAGCTTGTTAAAATTTTCTATGGAAGTAGGGGTATGAAGAAAACTTTCGAACATATCGAGATCGCTGCTCTGGACAATGATACCGATTTCTTCGATACCCGCGCTTAAAGCCTCTTCGATGATGACCAGGATGGCCGGCTTGGCCCGTCCCTCTCGGTCGATAATGGGAAACAGCTCTTTTTTTACAGCCTTTGTCGCCGGGAATAGCCTCGTTCCGAAACCTGCCGCAGGAATGACAGCTTTGCGGATACTCCGATTTGCCATGATGGACAGTTTCATGCATGACATGCCGAGATCGTGTTCGATAATCTCGATTACCCTGTTCTGGCTTTCCTCATCGCGGGCAATGAACTGGGCGCTGCCATCACCCTGCGATCCGACTCCCTTACCGCCGTAAATATAAGGCTGTATGGGACCATAACCGAGTAGCTTATGAAGTACCGGAGCGGTCAACTGCGATGGACAGGCTGGCTGGAGGTGACGGTCGAATTCAGCCTGAGCTTCTTTCATCAATGTACCCAGCATTTCCGCATCGCCGCTTTTCAATGCCTCGCAGGCTTTCCGCGTTATTCCCGAACTGATGGCGCCAAGGTAGCGCTGGACATTACGCTGCACATCGTTCTCGGCGAACGGATAACACTGATTGAGCCTGCTCAGAATTTCCTTGGTATCCTTCCCCGCGCCCATGTCTACTATCACATAGAAAAGATCACGGGTAACGGAAAGCTCCCTGACCTCGATCCTGTCGCCGTCATAAATCATCATGATCGGACGGTTGCCATAGGCGCAGCCCTGATCCATGCGGCCACACCGCGAGGGCGTGGTGATTTCACCGAGATAGGCGTACTCCATCTCGCCCCGCACGGTCATCTTCAGGTCATACGTACGGTTAAAAGCACGTGCGACAAGAACACAGATGGCTGCACTCGAAGAAAGTCCTTTTTTAATGGGCAGGTCGGTCAGGCAATTGTCGATTTCGAGACCATGCACACGATAATGGGTCATTATCTGATAGGCTACCCCGGCTGCATAGCTGAAAAAACTTCCCTTTTCCGCTTCTTCGAGAAGAGCTCCGGTATTCATTGCAACCTCAAACGGCCCCTTCCGGGTTTCATCATTGAGGGTTGCGCTCAGAATCAGTTTATTCGGATGGGGTTTGACCTCAGCATAGATACCCTGATTCGTACCGACTATCAGGGTATAACCCTTTTCTATTTCAGCATTGATACGGCGGTATCCGCCAGCCCAGTCACTGTGTTCGCCAAA
This genomic window contains:
- a CDS encoding UTP--glucose-1-phosphate uridylyltransferase, whose translation is MANRSIRKAVIPAAGFGTRLFPATKAVKKELFPIIDREGRAKPAILVIIEEALSAGIEEIGIIVQSSDLDMFESFLHTPTSIENFNKLSNSDKKYCEYLLDIGHHVSFIIQDIQDGFGHAVFSAREWVNNEPFLLLLGDHLYSTESTISCARQLIDVYEAENYRSVVGLKVSAAQEIRNFGCVTGSWRLENSILAISEIFEKPDLDYAREHLHVDGMESDTFLTLFGQYILTPHIFDYLEENIAHNIRERGEFQLTSCLERLRREEGITGYLVHGSCYDIGTPVAYLNTLKSMVNDR
- a CDS encoding PQQ-binding-like beta-propeller repeat protein → MHITALLTAFCIGIGSFTTVQAADYTLKPAAETISGSNPGEIAVIAFHNVLPSKLDTSQYSLPPLLFEKMIDELIMAGYHFLSTREYIDYIVKGAEIPAKSVLLTFDDGMVYLYDYVYPILQKKSIHATIFLIASRYVISRYLDATQIREMHDSGLVDFQSHTFDLHDFSDGEAAILKRGNETDYQYKQRIINDFRTSIVFIEDLTGEPVTALALPYGIGNETIEAYAKEAGFEAVFYIGEDTTQTFGDNPFHLNRVIVYRFNAKVLIKLHISNHYGSNRENSEAKPALTAGNPATDSRIRTSGSVHDAIIYSSPAIGPDGTVYIGSWDNCLYAVNPDGTTGWTYKTTAGISSSPVIGPDGAIYACSFNSYVYAINREGSLRWKYVSRAPIFSSPAVGEDGSVYFATTDRDLIALNSDGSFKWQFWVGDLIHSSPSTGKDGTIYFGAWNSILYAVTPEGKSRWSFQADAPIDSSPAIGEDGTIYFGCMDNRVYAIHPDGSLLWTYGTEGYVDSSPSLGADGTIYVGSWDTCLYAINHNGTLLWKFKTGGKIESSPAVGADGIVYIGSDDGCLYAVDPHGGEKWHVLTGGAISSSPALTHDGTLYVGSMDSYLYGIDTGTETGLAVSPWPKFGANSRNTSRIWDMSAASTNSSESPIGFSIIPPCPNPFNASVAFRYTVPSPCHVDILIYDILGRKVMTLAQDAYYPGYHEMFWRGCDDHGATAGTGVYIYRFNAGNYTAQGKIMLLR
- a CDS encoding aldo/keto reductase: MELGLGTVQFGLDYGVSNPTGKVPEDAIRVILAIARENGIRVLDTAVAYGNSERVLGSVLDGDHHFRIVSKLPSCKKDAITRKDCESLKVTFFESLERLRLQRAAGLLLHAPGDLFLPGGEEIYTVLASLKAEGLVEKIGISVYSGDEIDRVFCNYDFDLVQLPLNVLDQRLAVSGHLARLRARKVEIHVRSAFLQGLLLMPTDSINPFFSPVLPVLRRYRTVLDEHGLSPVDGALGYLRTRKEIDVILIGVTSEQELRINCKTFGTELSPDIDFSEFAVRQEAMIDPRKWKLT
- a CDS encoding Gfo/Idh/MocA family oxidoreductase, with the translated sequence MEFEMPENTVPLVKREIIRIAMLGMVDGNGHPYSWSAIFNGYNPVEMAKCPFAAIPAYLDKEPKEILRIPGVQVTHIWTDDPADALRVSKASLIPHVVCAPEEVIGEVDAVIVATDKGHEHVDRCRPFIEAGLPVFVDKPLVDNEHDLGVFTAWEREGKPVMSSSCMRYCKEFMPFRLSTHDIGEVRFASITTPKSWERYGIHALEGIYPVLGPGFVSARNTGTADRNIVHLRHDSGADVIAAAINDMYGSFGVLELCGTKGHVCVAFSDTFYAFKAQLNAFIGFLRTGIRPFSFEETVELMKMLIAGIRSRDEGGREVLLTEIGP